From the Rhodoferax mekongensis genome, one window contains:
- a CDS encoding sensor histidine kinase, translating to MQRISNGFRFRLWLSLGAGVVAVALVALLAFEWAQMRSIEQRRGLYFDSVTQLMFQFEREFNKLHTELVRGSAVGANYDIETLRLRYDIFLSRLTLIHESPNLDMLKGLKEFTATMPSIEQLTSHIDEALTKSPPNNDDLDNLLDQFERLSADVRNLSQVADYQVAKMVEEQDNTLIDQAKLIVGMTLIQIIAVLAAVVALVLRQRQELADRLQTEHDLARRVEERTAELSQSYLALESTLVDLRAAQAQLIQTEKMASLGQLVASVAHEINTPIGVVKSSGKNIAVALEHSLKWLPHVLDLLQLSDRALFMTLISHSKTGAAMQSTREERALRRYVSKQLDEAGIGQSRHKAAIMVELQAHESVQHFLPLLQHPQSELIFDTASHLASILSNTANINLAVERVAKIIYALKSISRRSNSGEFIEANVIDGIETVLTIYQSHIRQGIDLIRKYEEVPALPCLPDELNQVWTNLLHNALQAMNNRGTLTIEIKASGDNVLVSISDTGCGIPEAIRGRVYEAFFTTKPAGEGSGLGLDIVKKIIEKHSGQIEFNSVVGRGTVFSVYLPRSQKAIT from the coding sequence ATGCAACGTATTTCAAATGGTTTCAGGTTCCGGCTTTGGCTTTCGCTGGGTGCTGGAGTTGTCGCCGTGGCCTTGGTCGCTTTGCTCGCGTTCGAATGGGCGCAGATGCGGTCTATTGAGCAGCGAAGGGGTCTTTATTTTGACTCCGTCACTCAATTGATGTTTCAATTTGAACGGGAATTTAACAAGCTACATACTGAGCTAGTTCGAGGCTCGGCAGTGGGGGCCAACTATGACATTGAAACCTTGCGCTTGCGCTACGACATATTCTTGAGTCGTCTGACCCTGATACATGAGAGCCCTAACCTCGACATGCTTAAAGGGCTTAAAGAATTCACGGCGACAATGCCAAGCATCGAACAGTTGACGAGTCATATAGATGAGGCACTTACTAAATCACCACCAAATAACGATGATTTAGATAATTTATTGGACCAGTTTGAGAGACTGTCTGCCGATGTTCGCAATTTAAGTCAGGTTGCAGATTATCAAGTTGCCAAAATGGTTGAGGAACAGGACAACACCCTAATCGATCAAGCAAAGTTGATAGTGGGAATGACACTGATTCAAATTATCGCTGTGCTGGCTGCTGTAGTCGCACTGGTTCTGCGTCAGCGCCAAGAGCTTGCTGATCGCTTGCAGACTGAACATGATTTGGCTCGGCGTGTCGAAGAGCGTACGGCTGAACTGTCCCAAAGTTACTTGGCTCTAGAGTCCACTTTGGTGGACTTGCGCGCTGCGCAGGCACAGCTCATTCAAACTGAAAAAATGGCATCTCTCGGACAACTTGTCGCAAGTGTCGCGCACGAGATAAATACCCCGATTGGGGTGGTCAAATCTAGTGGCAAAAACATAGCAGTTGCGCTGGAGCACTCACTGAAATGGTTACCGCACGTGCTCGATCTTCTGCAGCTGTCTGACAGAGCTCTATTTATGACGCTAATAAGCCATTCCAAAACAGGCGCTGCGATGCAAAGTACACGTGAAGAGCGGGCACTGAGGCGCTACGTGTCCAAGCAGCTAGACGAAGCCGGTATTGGACAGTCTCGGCATAAAGCTGCAATTATGGTTGAACTGCAAGCTCACGAGTCCGTGCAGCACTTCCTACCTCTATTGCAGCACCCGCAGAGTGAGCTCATTTTTGATACTGCGAGCCATTTGGCTTCTATCCTGAGCAATACCGCTAACATAAACTTGGCAGTGGAACGTGTAGCGAAGATTATCTATGCCCTTAAGTCCATCTCACGTCGCAGCAATAGCGGTGAATTTATAGAAGCTAACGTTATAGATGGCATTGAAACGGTCTTGACGATCTACCAGAGCCATATTCGGCAAGGGATTGATTTGATCCGCAAATATGAAGAAGTTCCTGCATTACCGTGCCTACCAGATGAGTTGAACCAGGTCTGGACCAATTTGTTGCACAACGCACTGCAAGCTATGAATAATCGCGGTACGCTAACCATTGAGATCAAAGCCAGCGGAGATAACGTACTCGTATCTATATCCGACACTGGGTGCGGAATCCCTGAGGCTATTCGTGGCCGAGTTTACGAAGCTTTCTTTACGACTAAGCCGGCAGGAGAGGGTAGTGGACTTGGTCTAGATATTGTCAAGAAAATTATTGAAAAGCACTCTGGACAGATTGAGTTCAACAGTGTGGTGGGCAGAGGGACAGTGTTTAGCGTTTATCTGCCGCGCAGCCAAAAGGCCATCACATGA
- a CDS encoding sensor histidine kinase: MSQGVILCVDDDATVVRSLRSLLGGSVGDFDIEIAESGAEALEIALELEERRQELVVVIADFIMPMMRGDELLIRLHQIHPNALSIMLTGQSDLEGVKKAINEANLYRFLEKPFDSDDLLLTIKSACNAYQSERAVGLHNAQLNVLNVELEEMVSKLKIQQEDLTRSEAKATISTLVASVSHELVTPFGNGVLTADVLVELTRKFNQEMENGQLTRSGLRRYVDSVAEAATLIQRNLRRAGDLLANFQQMATDQASECRRTFDLATVVGEIVDTMKHRLRGKPHSLVQNIEPDIVMDSFPGAIGQIVINLINNAYLHAFEGRANGVFSIDAHLQGDSVHLTFTDNGVGIASDHMAQLMKPFFSTKVGRGGNGLGMSIVANLVEKVLDGTITVKSTVGVGTTFYIVLPLAAPH, encoded by the coding sequence ATGAGTCAGGGAGTCATTTTGTGTGTCGATGACGACGCTACCGTAGTTCGTTCACTTCGTTCGTTGTTGGGGGGCAGCGTCGGAGACTTTGATATTGAAATTGCAGAGAGTGGGGCTGAGGCACTAGAAATTGCACTTGAGCTAGAGGAGCGTAGGCAAGAGCTTGTTGTGGTCATTGCTGACTTCATTATGCCGATGATGCGTGGTGATGAACTATTGATTAGATTGCACCAAATCCACCCAAATGCGTTGAGTATTATGCTCACGGGCCAGAGTGACTTAGAGGGCGTCAAAAAGGCCATCAACGAAGCTAATTTGTACCGCTTTCTGGAAAAGCCATTCGATAGCGATGACCTCTTGTTAACAATCAAGTCTGCATGTAATGCCTACCAAAGTGAACGAGCGGTAGGTTTGCATAACGCGCAGCTTAACGTTCTCAACGTAGAGCTAGAGGAGATGGTGTCCAAGTTGAAAATACAACAAGAGGACCTGACGCGTAGCGAAGCCAAAGCTACTATTAGCACTCTCGTAGCCAGTGTGTCGCATGAGCTAGTAACCCCGTTCGGCAATGGCGTGTTGACCGCCGATGTGTTGGTGGAACTAACTCGGAAATTCAATCAGGAAATGGAAAATGGCCAACTGACCCGTTCCGGGTTGCGCCGATATGTTGACTCTGTTGCTGAAGCAGCCACATTAATACAACGGAACCTAAGGCGGGCGGGCGATCTTTTAGCCAATTTTCAACAGATGGCCACCGATCAAGCCAGCGAATGCAGACGAACTTTTGATCTGGCTACTGTAGTGGGCGAAATTGTAGACACGATGAAACATAGGCTACGGGGAAAGCCGCATAGTTTAGTGCAGAACATAGAACCAGACATTGTCATGGATAGCTTTCCCGGAGCCATTGGCCAGATTGTTATCAACTTGATCAACAATGCCTACTTACATGCTTTTGAGGGCCGTGCAAATGGAGTTTTCAGTATTGATGCCCACTTGCAAGGAGACTCGGTACATTTGACGTTCACCGACAACGGAGTCGGCATCGCGTCGGATCACATGGCGCAGTTAATGAAACCCTTCTTTAGTACTAAGGTTGGAAGAGGTGGAAATGGGCTTGGAATGTCCATAGTTGCCAATTTAGTAGAGAAGGTACTGGACGGTACAATTACGGTGAAATCTACGGTAGGAGTTGGGACTACGTTCTACATCGTCCTGCCATTAGCAGCACCTCATTGA
- a CDS encoding molybdopterin-dependent oxidoreductase encodes MKTVFSTTCLALASMLILSVPLNAIALESVTGKVILTISGKVEAKNSDKGAEFDLAMLERLPQQTFTTMTPWSKQPIKFTGPLLRDVLAAARASGTVLNASALNDFQTSIPMGDARKFDVIIAHHMNGEIISVKTKGPLFIVYPYDSKVELRSVIYYERSVWQLKSLIVK; translated from the coding sequence ATGAAAACAGTTTTCTCGACAACGTGTCTTGCTTTGGCTTCGATGCTTATTCTCTCTGTACCACTTAATGCAATAGCGTTGGAGTCAGTTACAGGCAAAGTCATCTTAACAATATCCGGTAAGGTCGAAGCGAAGAACAGTGACAAAGGGGCAGAGTTTGATTTGGCTATGTTGGAAAGGTTACCTCAACAGACCTTTACGACAATGACTCCCTGGAGTAAGCAACCAATTAAATTCACAGGGCCACTTTTACGTGACGTTCTCGCCGCGGCAAGAGCCAGCGGTACTGTTTTGAACGCTTCTGCTTTAAATGACTTTCAGACGAGTATCCCAATGGGAGATGCCCGCAAGTTCGATGTCATCATCGCGCACCACATGAACGGCGAGATCATCTCGGTCAAGACTAAGGGACCTCTTTTCATCGTCTACCCTTATGACAGTAAGGTGGAATTGCGCTCTGTAATTTATTACGAGCGTTCGGTCTGGCAGCTAAAGTCCCTTATCGTTAAATAG